Within the Telopea speciosissima isolate NSW1024214 ecotype Mountain lineage chromosome 4, Tspe_v1, whole genome shotgun sequence genome, the region TTTAAGAGAGACTCCAAGGCATCAATTTATATCATAGGATCGTTAGAGAAGTCAATactagactcagtcaaggatatacatACCTCAGACGATAAAATGGACAAGCTTGCTGAATTTTTCAACAGGCAGCTGACACATGCACACTCTGATGTAGTGAGTCAGATCCATAACTATAaaatgtcccaagggactcaagtgatggaccatgtcatgaaaatgattaatctattcgaaaaattggaatccatggggaccaAGTTTGAGCTATTGTATAAGACCGATTTGATCTTAGCATCATTCACCTCCGCCTATgcatcctttaagatgtcctataAGATGTCAAATAAGGAACTGGAGCTCACTGAgattgctaatgcactggtagaagcGGAGGccaccttgaaaaaggataaggttGAGGTCTATGCTACTAatttgaagccttcttcaaatggaaagaagaagaaaaatgaaaatatgggtaagcccctgaaacccaagggtgggaagtctgacaATAAGAAAGCTAAAAGCAATTGCTTCTATTGCAAAGGAGGGTCATTGGAAAAAGAACTGTCGTGCAttcctggctactgtgaaagtCAAGAAGTCAGATGATActaaggctgctaaagaaggtacatgtgatgtttatattctttgtgagtctaatttgtccttTAAACCGACCAATTTTTTATTGGTAGATAGTGTTTCCACCTTtaacatttgcaatgatttcaGGGGTTCAAGGATACAAGGAatttggaaagaaatgaggtgcgtctttaGATGGGCACTAGAGCTGAAGCCATGACGATGGTTGtaggaacttttattttaaattttagttctattaatttg harbors:
- the LOC122659198 gene encoding uncharacterized protein LOC122659198 codes for the protein MATVNFNLLTLSSEYKLNGTNYVDWYRSIKLHLTAEGLYIVLNEQVPPQPDPNDLEAYDEMQEFFKRDSKASIYIIGSLEKSILDSVKDIHTSDDKMDKLAEFFNRQLTHAHSDVMSYKMSNKELELTEIANALVEAEATLKKDKVEEGHWKKNCRAFLATVKVKKSDDTKAAKEGVQGYKEFGKK